Proteins encoded in a region of the Paenibacillus sp. E222 genome:
- the mmsB gene encoding multiple monosaccharide ABC transporter permease, producing MEMLTRLFKNNIRQYGMIIALVVIMLLFEVLTGGLLLKPINITNLILQNSYILVLAIGMVLVIITGHIDLSVGSIAAFVGAVAAIMMVDWQLPAWLAVIAALVVGALIGAWQGFWIAYVRIPAFIVTLAGMLLFRGLTMIVLEGQSISPFPGGFQKISSGFLPDIQISGLGLVSIIVGLVLTVWYIVNELRERRSQRKYGFEVVSQGLFLLKLLVVAVVTNLFTFMLASYAGIPNILILLFVLIVVYSFIMNRTVMGRHVYALGGNEKAAGLSGVKTKKVTFWVFVNMGVMAAISGLIFAARLNAATPRAGTNFELDAIAACFIGGASASGGIGTVFGAIIGGLVMGVLNNGMSLIGLGIDWQQGIKGLVLLLAVAFDIYNKNKRSA from the coding sequence ATGGAAATGTTAACTAGACTGTTCAAAAACAATATACGGCAATACGGCATGATTATCGCGCTGGTTGTCATTATGCTGCTGTTTGAGGTACTGACCGGGGGACTGCTGCTCAAGCCGATCAACATTACGAATCTGATCTTGCAAAACAGTTACATTCTTGTACTTGCCATCGGTATGGTGCTTGTCATCATTACCGGACATATTGATCTCTCGGTAGGTTCGATTGCTGCTTTTGTAGGGGCGGTTGCCGCCATTATGATGGTCGATTGGCAGCTTCCGGCCTGGCTGGCGGTCATTGCTGCTTTGGTGGTCGGTGCGTTAATTGGAGCGTGGCAGGGCTTCTGGATTGCATATGTACGGATTCCGGCATTTATCGTTACCCTGGCCGGCATGCTGCTCTTCCGTGGTTTGACAATGATTGTGCTGGAGGGCCAGTCAATCTCTCCTTTTCCAGGAGGGTTTCAGAAAATAAGCTCCGGCTTCCTGCCTGATATTCAAATATCTGGCCTCGGTCTGGTATCGATCATTGTTGGTCTTGTTCTCACGGTCTGGTATATCGTAAATGAACTGCGGGAGCGCCGTTCCCAGCGAAAATACGGTTTCGAGGTTGTATCTCAGGGGCTCTTCCTGCTCAAGCTGCTGGTCGTGGCTGTAGTGACGAATTTGTTCACTTTCATGCTTGCGAGCTATGCAGGCATTCCGAATATTCTGATTCTGCTGTTTGTATTAATTGTTGTCTACTCCTTCATCATGAACCGCACCGTGATGGGGCGCCATGTATATGCACTGGGAGGCAATGAAAAGGCTGCCGGTCTGTCCGGGGTCAAAACGAAAAAAGTGACCTTCTGGGTATTTGTCAACATGGGTGTAATGGCCGCCATTTCCGGTCTGATCTTCGCGGCGCGGCTGAATGCGGCTACGCCAAGAGCCGGTACCAACTTTGAGCTGGATGCCATTGCAGCCTGCTTTATCGGCGGAGCTTCCGCTTCCGGAGGAATAGGGACCGTATTCGGTGCCATCATCGGTGGTTTGGTCATGGGGGTTCTGAACAACGGGATGTCCCTGATCGGGTTGGGTATTGACTGGCAGCAGGGCATCAAGGGTTTGGTACTGTTGCTGGCGGTAGCCTTCGATATTTATAATAAAAACAAACGATCTGCGTAG